A stretch of Chloroflexota bacterium DNA encodes these proteins:
- a CDS encoding VIT domain-containing protein has translation MRTLVILLLLALLLPTAQAAAQEPFFSPLPEPVPPVDDLVPTPRPMLLEWPGPVRLTYYHVNVEIDDQIATTHIKQNFFNGTNTPLEGTYIFPLPEQSAISEFNMIVDGQQVEGEIKRKEEARAIYEEIVRRRRDPALLEYVGRDLFQARLFPIPPGGERQIELTYSQVLPIENGLVRYAFPLGRNPLVGGRQSIVDQLAISAVIESSTPLKTIYSPSHPIVVHRETDYRAMAGYEENNASLTSDFQLYFGIDENDIGVSLFSYKPEGKDGFFMMLAAPGVEIDPEQVVARDILLVLDTSGSMQGAKIHQARDALNYVLERLNPQDRFNILTFSTGVRQFEWDLQPVDRIDDARHFASQVYAEGGTNINQALAQALSQTDPSRPTVVIFLTDGLPTQGETDPRTIIGNVRHNADQNVQIFTFGVGDDVNTVLLDTIAQENSGTSAYVRPNESIDEVVSAFYARIATPVLTNLALDFGRVFAEDLYPYPLPDLFAGEQLVLAGRYRQGGPVDVTITGIVNGEAASFTFDDLMLREEGGEPFVARLWATRKIGYLLNEIRLHGSNQELIDAVVALSSRYGIATPYTSFFVPEPTFAGAALDGRVQPLGAPSPTRLRQEVAQGEMAPLESIVELGKSLAQQFQSAAVEMPEAPASGALAVEESEAREALRSADTVAESRAEESGVRHALDKAFVAQGGRWVDTTFTQDVVKQELIFGSPQYFELLASHPEWSAYFAVSPNLIVVLEEIVYVVTDAGETLSGTMIVEDHPANGTAGISDGASMDGAGQTGASDLPSAETVAGQNPLCAGPAAGLGTLLMTCFLIKRRHL, from the coding sequence ATGCGAACCCTCGTAATCTTGCTTCTGTTGGCGCTGTTGCTGCCCACTGCCCAGGCAGCGGCCCAGGAGCCCTTCTTTTCGCCGCTGCCAGAACCGGTTCCGCCGGTAGACGATCTGGTTCCGACGCCCCGCCCCATGCTGCTGGAATGGCCCGGTCCGGTCCGGCTGACCTACTACCACGTCAACGTTGAAATAGACGATCAGATTGCCACGACCCACATCAAGCAGAATTTTTTCAACGGGACCAACACCCCGCTTGAGGGTACCTACATCTTTCCCCTTCCAGAACAATCGGCGATCTCTGAATTCAACATGATCGTGGATGGACAACAGGTTGAGGGTGAGATCAAACGAAAGGAAGAGGCCAGGGCGATCTATGAGGAGATAGTTCGGCGACGACGAGACCCGGCGCTTCTGGAATATGTGGGACGTGATCTCTTCCAGGCCCGCCTGTTCCCCATTCCGCCCGGGGGCGAACGCCAGATTGAACTGACCTACAGCCAGGTGCTACCGATCGAGAACGGGCTGGTCCGTTATGCATTTCCCCTGGGCAGAAACCCGCTGGTCGGTGGTCGTCAGAGCATTGTGGATCAGCTGGCGATTTCCGCCGTGATCGAAAGCAGTACACCCCTCAAGACCATATATTCTCCCAGCCATCCAATTGTCGTCCACCGGGAAACCGACTACCGGGCCATGGCAGGCTACGAGGAAAACAACGCCTCGTTGACCTCAGATTTTCAGCTCTACTTCGGGATCGACGAAAACGATATAGGCGTCAGTCTGTTCAGCTATAAGCCAGAGGGCAAGGATGGGTTCTTCATGATGCTGGCAGCCCCCGGTGTGGAGATCGACCCGGAACAGGTCGTGGCGCGCGATATCCTTCTGGTGCTGGACACAAGCGGGTCCATGCAAGGGGCCAAAATCCATCAGGCGCGCGACGCGTTGAACTACGTGCTTGAGCGCCTCAATCCTCAGGATCGTTTCAATATCCTGACCTTCAGTACCGGAGTACGCCAGTTCGAGTGGGATCTCCAGCCGGTCGACAGGATCGACGACGCGCGCCATTTCGCCAGCCAGGTGTATGCCGAAGGGGGTACAAATATCAACCAGGCCCTCGCTCAGGCTCTTTCGCAAACCGATCCATCGCGGCCCACGGTGGTGATCTTTCTGACCGATGGTCTGCCCACCCAGGGCGAAACAGACCCGCGCACTATCATCGGAAACGTACGCCACAACGCCGATCAGAACGTGCAGATCTTTACCTTCGGCGTAGGTGATGATGTGAACACGGTGCTGCTGGACACCATTGCCCAGGAGAACAGCGGCACCAGTGCCTATGTGCGACCCAACGAGAGCATCGATGAGGTCGTATCGGCATTTTACGCCAGGATCGCAACCCCGGTCCTGACCAATCTCGCACTGGACTTCGGCAGGGTATTCGCCGAAGATCTTTACCCCTATCCCCTGCCCGACCTTTTCGCCGGAGAGCAGTTGGTGCTTGCCGGCCGTTACCGGCAGGGCGGCCCCGTGGATGTCACCATCACGGGCATCGTGAATGGCGAAGCGGCCAGCTTTACCTTCGACGACCTGATGCTACGTGAAGAAGGAGGGGAGCCCTTCGTGGCCCGTCTATGGGCGACGCGCAAGATCGGATATCTGCTCAACGAGATCCGGCTGCACGGTTCCAATCAGGAGTTGATCGACGCTGTGGTGGCGCTCAGCTCCAGGTATGGCATCGCGACCCCCTATACCTCCTTCTTCGTGCCGGAACCAACCTTCGCAGGAGCGGCGCTGGATGGCCGTGTCCAACCGCTGGGCGCACCCTCCCCCACCCGCCTGCGCCAGGAGGTGGCCCAAGGAGAAATGGCGCCGTTGGAGAGCATCGTCGAGCTTGGAAAATCCCTGGCCCAGCAATTCCAGTCGGCAGCGGTGGAGATGCCGGAAGCGCCGGCTTCTGGCGCGCTGGCTGTAGAGGAAAGCGAAGCCCGCGAGGCCTTACGGTCTGCCGATACCGTGGCAGAGTCGCGCGCCGAGGAAAGCGGTGTACGCCACGCGCTGGACAAGGCCTTTGTCGCCCAGGGTGGACGGTGGGTTGACACCACGTTCACACAGGATGTGGTGAAACAGGAATTGATCTTCGGAAGTCCGCAGTATTTCGAGTTGCTGGCGTCCCATCCTGAATGGTCGGCCTACTTCGCGGTGAGCCCAAACCTGATCGTGGTGCTGGAAGAAATCGTCTACGTGGTGACCGACGCAGGAGAGACTCTCAGCGGAACGATGATAGTGGAGGATCATCCAGCCAATGGAACGGCCGGAATATCTGACGGGGCATCAATGGATGGGGCAGGGC
- a CDS encoding OadG family protein, whose translation MDTTFFEGLKITVIGMGLVFAALILLWGIMVLMGRLSAWQMGRSASKEPASDARAPARVAPGGELPTTEEMAAIAAAFAILRTEQEIEESIPWRLPPTLTRWAAVGFGRKLHSWQPGHPKREP comes from the coding sequence ATGGATACAACCTTTTTCGAAGGATTGAAGATCACCGTAATAGGAATGGGCCTTGTCTTCGCGGCCCTGATCCTGCTATGGGGAATCATGGTTCTGATGGGCAGACTATCTGCCTGGCAAATGGGCCGGTCGGCCTCCAAAGAGCCTGCTTCCGATGCCCGGGCGCCGGCGCGTGTTGCGCCGGGAGGTGAACTGCCCACGACCGAAGAAATGGCGGCCATCGCTGCAGCGTTCGCCATTCTGCGCACGGAACAGGAGATCGAGGAGTCGATTCCCTGGCGCCTGCCACCAACCCTCACCAGGTGGGCGGCCGTCGGTTTTGGTCGCAAATTACATTCATGGCAGCCCGGGCACCCGAAACGAGAACCCTAA
- a CDS encoding acyl-CoA carboxylase subunit beta translates to MNEDHSEISELRKLRHKAVEGGGGRNIDAQHAKGKLTARERLAALLDEGSFQELGALATHNISDFGMEHKKYPGDGVVAGFGTIRGRKVAIYAQDFTVLGGSFSEVQANKICRIMDVALESGIPIIGLVDSGGARIQEGVRSLAAYGELFTRNVMASGVVPQISVVLGPSAGGAVYSPALTDFVIMVRKTGYMFVTGPDVIRTVTGEEINFSDLGGSVVHNAKSGVAHLLADSEQQAFLQVKQLMTYLPPNNAEDPRRVEPYDDPNRMDDGLNQIIPDEDTQPYDMRQVIDMIVDRDSFFEIQPYYARNAIVGFGRLDGYSVGFVANQPAYLAGILDIDSSDKIARFVRICDAFNIPVVTLVDCPGYLPGLDQEHHGIIRHGAKVIYAYCEATVPKISIVIRKAIGGAYIAMSSKQMRSDLAFAWPSAEIAVMGPEGAVNILYRRELAAAEDPALARSEFIQEYREKFLNPYVAADMGQIDEIIEPRETRPRLIAALEILRGKVATNPPKKHGLSPV, encoded by the coding sequence ATGAACGAAGATCACTCTGAAATCAGCGAACTTCGCAAGCTCAGGCACAAGGCTGTTGAAGGAGGGGGCGGGCGCAACATCGATGCCCAGCATGCCAAGGGAAAACTGACCGCGCGCGAACGTCTGGCAGCCCTCCTGGATGAGGGTAGTTTCCAGGAATTGGGTGCTCTTGCGACCCATAATATCTCCGACTTCGGCATGGAACACAAAAAGTATCCTGGCGATGGCGTGGTTGCTGGATTCGGCACGATCCGAGGCCGCAAGGTGGCTATCTACGCCCAGGATTTCACGGTACTGGGCGGTTCCTTTTCCGAGGTGCAAGCCAACAAGATCTGTCGGATCATGGATGTGGCCCTGGAAAGCGGTATACCGATCATCGGTCTCGTGGACTCTGGCGGCGCGCGAATCCAGGAAGGGGTGCGCAGCCTGGCGGCCTACGGGGAACTGTTCACCCGTAACGTGATGGCCTCCGGCGTCGTCCCGCAGATCTCCGTTGTGCTGGGACCCAGTGCCGGTGGCGCCGTTTACTCGCCGGCCCTCACCGATTTCGTCATCATGGTCCGCAAAACTGGTTACATGTTTGTCACCGGTCCTGATGTCATCCGAACCGTGACGGGCGAGGAGATCAACTTCAGCGATCTGGGCGGCTCCGTGGTACACAACGCCAAGAGTGGAGTCGCCCATCTGCTGGCAGACTCCGAACAGCAGGCTTTTCTCCAGGTCAAACAGCTCATGACCTATCTGCCGCCCAACAACGCAGAAGATCCGCGGCGCGTGGAACCCTATGATGACCCCAATCGCATGGACGACGGCTTGAATCAGATTATTCCCGATGAGGACACCCAGCCCTATGATATGAGGCAGGTGATCGATATGATCGTCGATCGGGACAGTTTCTTCGAGATCCAACCCTATTATGCCCGTAATGCCATCGTGGGCTTTGGACGATTGGACGGCTACTCAGTTGGATTTGTTGCCAATCAACCCGCCTATCTGGCGGGGATTCTTGATATCGACAGCAGCGATAAGATTGCCCGCTTCGTGCGAATCTGTGATGCCTTCAATATACCGGTAGTTACCCTGGTCGATTGTCCCGGTTATCTGCCCGGGCTCGACCAGGAGCATCACGGAATCATCCGGCACGGTGCCAAAGTCATATATGCCTATTGCGAAGCCACGGTTCCCAAGATTTCCATCGTGATCCGCAAGGCCATTGGCGGTGCCTACATTGCCATGAGCAGCAAGCAAATGCGCTCCGATCTGGCCTTTGCCTGGCCGAGCGCCGAGATCGCTGTGATGGGACCTGAAGGCGCTGTGAACATTCTCTACCGCCGTGAACTGGCGGCGGCCGAGGATCCAGCCCTTGCACGGTCGGAATTCATCCAGGAGTATCGGGAGAAATTCCTCAATCCGTATGTGGCAGCGGATATGGGTCAGATCGACGAGATCATTGAACCGCGCGAGACACGGCCCCGGCTGATAGCGGCCCTGGAGATCCTGCGGGGCAAGGTGGCAACCAACCCGCCCAAAAAACATGGCTTGAGCCCCGTTTAG
- a CDS encoding biotin/lipoyl-containing protein has translation MRSFRVNVGDATYLVEVEDAKRSPIKVKVNGKDFEVDVEWQGAAAEATVTPELVPADPSQHTTVPGTGRPPLPPRPHLSEEERQSVQSVDAPMPGTILSLSVKVGDEIERGDEICVLEAMKMQNSIKAPRSGKIAEIAVIPGSRVSYGDPLVRFS, from the coding sequence ATGCGAAGTTTTCGTGTCAATGTCGGCGATGCGACCTACCTGGTCGAGGTAGAGGACGCAAAACGTTCCCCCATCAAAGTGAAAGTGAACGGCAAGGATTTCGAGGTAGACGTCGAATGGCAGGGAGCCGCCGCGGAGGCGACGGTCACACCGGAGCTCGTCCCTGCCGATCCCAGTCAACATACAACCGTTCCAGGGACCGGTCGTCCGCCGCTGCCTCCCAGACCTCACCTGTCTGAGGAGGAACGGCAGAGCGTGCAAAGTGTCGATGCGCCGATGCCCGGAACCATTCTGTCACTCAGCGTGAAAGTGGGCGACGAGATCGAACGGGGAGATGAGATCTGCGTGCTGGAAGCCATGAAAATGCAGAACAGCATCAAAGCGCCACGCAGCGGTAAAATCGCTGAAATTGCAGTGATTCCCGGAAGCAGGGTTTCCTATGGCGACCCACTGGTGCGCTTCTCCTGA
- a CDS encoding DUF2877 domain-containing protein, translating to MIHLKSISATILPTLLDPELEATVESAFAEACNLVTLQGQHFALVSDKVGDGPLNAVVGRDQALALIDSGSRITGDGRCLHLGPGWRLDLEAAISWDPVPDFNRLAAWPFVVRTNLAWLRETIPLEAPTASFASEPQKQVQGAFGSRPAMTIVQAQAASLTNGLLDAYHHGKMSIVALFAQRLAGLGPGLTPAGDDWLAGWLVGLRAVGSMGLSDVPLAAEQVGKTVIKAARGRTSDFSLAFLEMAATGAVSQPWHDLLEALSSADPVPIRHAASEIMRRGATSGSDMLAGFLAAFDEPDNDFFG from the coding sequence ATGATCCACCTCAAATCGATCAGCGCGACAATTCTACCCACCCTGTTGGACCCCGAACTGGAAGCCACGGTCGAGTCGGCATTTGCCGAGGCGTGCAATCTGGTGACCTTACAGGGACAGCACTTTGCCCTGGTGAGCGACAAGGTCGGCGACGGTCCCTTGAACGCAGTCGTCGGTCGTGATCAGGCCCTGGCACTGATCGACAGCGGCAGCCGCATCACCGGCGACGGCCGTTGCCTGCATCTCGGACCTGGCTGGCGTCTCGACCTGGAAGCGGCAATCAGTTGGGACCCGGTTCCTGACTTCAATCGTCTGGCTGCCTGGCCGTTCGTCGTGCGTACCAACCTGGCCTGGTTACGCGAAACCATTCCCCTGGAAGCACCAACCGCCAGCTTTGCGTCGGAGCCACAGAAGCAGGTGCAGGGTGCCTTTGGTAGCCGTCCAGCCATGACAATCGTTCAGGCCCAGGCAGCCAGCCTGACCAACGGCCTTCTGGACGCGTACCATCACGGGAAAATGAGCATTGTTGCCCTGTTCGCCCAGCGATTGGCCGGCCTGGGACCAGGTCTGACGCCAGCCGGTGACGATTGGCTGGCCGGTTGGCTGGTCGGGTTGCGCGCCGTAGGCTCCATGGGATTGAGCGATGTTCCCCTGGCGGCCGAGCAGGTTGGCAAAACGGTGATCAAGGCCGCTCGCGGCAGGACCAGCGATTTTAGCCTGGCTTTCCTCGAGATGGCCGCAACTGGCGCTGTGTCGCAGCCCTGGCACGACCTTCTCGAAGCCCTGAGCAGCGCAGACCCGGTGCCGATTAGACATGCAGCGTCGGAGATCATGCGTCGCGGCGCCACCTCCGGATCCGATATGCTGGCTGGTTTTCTGGCCGCCTTCGACGAACCGGATAACGATTTTTTTGGCTAA
- a CDS encoding histidine phosphatase family protein translates to MLTLYLVRHGWTSWHNQRRICGWSDVSLDRRGKREAQRTGQWFNDHLSGNPVVLLSSPVRRALQTAQILAGQFESVPTVLVDEGIAETRVPDWQGRLVDEIIANDPRWPDFYEGPATFRFPGGETGLEVQERSVAVVEGLRQSPGEQQVILVSHADPLRGIIAHYLGLAANHYYRLRIDCGSVSRLSLPGTDDKEQPSPPARLDFLNVTDHLKDEK, encoded by the coding sequence ATGCTGACACTTTATCTCGTTCGACACGGATGGACTTCCTGGCACAACCAACGGCGGATCTGTGGCTGGTCCGACGTAAGCCTTGACCGGCGAGGCAAAAGGGAGGCGCAACGAACCGGACAGTGGTTCAATGACCATCTTTCGGGCAATCCAGTGGTGCTGCTTTCCAGCCCCGTTCGGCGAGCACTTCAGACAGCGCAGATCCTGGCCGGGCAGTTCGAGTCTGTGCCAACAGTCCTGGTAGATGAAGGGATTGCCGAGACCAGGGTGCCCGATTGGCAGGGACGCCTGGTGGATGAGATCATCGCCAATGATCCGCGATGGCCTGATTTTTACGAGGGCCCTGCCACTTTCCGGTTTCCAGGCGGCGAAACCGGCCTGGAGGTTCAGGAGCGCAGCGTGGCCGTTGTCGAAGGCCTGCGCCAGTCACCTGGCGAGCAACAGGTCATCCTGGTTTCACACGCCGATCCCCTGCGAGGCATCATCGCCCACTATCTGGGCCTTGCTGCAAACCACTACTACCGACTTCGAATCGACTGCGGTTCGGTCTCGAGACTCAGCTTGCCCGGCACGGACGACAAGGAGCAGCCTTCGCCCCCGGCCCGCCTGGATTTTCTCAATGTGACTGATCACCTGAAGGATGAGAAATAG
- the greA gene encoding transcription elongation factor GreA, whose amino-acid sequence MANGKPKPVYITKEGLLALQEELDYLRTEGRADVAQKIGDAKADGDISENAGYDEAKNQQAFLEGRIMDLERKVKYAVIIENQDSPSDQVGLGRSVTIREVGYSDDETYMIVGSAEANPSNGRISNESPMGQSLMEKRVGDTVAVDTPGGQLEFEIVGIN is encoded by the coding sequence ATGGCAAACGGAAAACCAAAACCTGTCTACATCACCAAAGAAGGCTTGCTGGCGCTGCAGGAAGAATTGGACTATCTGCGTACCGAGGGTCGGGCCGACGTCGCCCAGAAAATTGGGGACGCCAAGGCCGATGGCGATATTTCAGAAAACGCCGGCTACGACGAGGCAAAGAACCAACAGGCCTTCCTCGAAGGCCGTATCATGGATTTGGAGCGCAAAGTCAAGTATGCGGTGATTATCGAGAATCAAGACTCCCCCTCCGACCAGGTTGGTCTGGGCCGTTCGGTCACGATACGTGAAGTCGGCTATTCCGACGACGAAACCTACATGATCGTAGGGTCGGCGGAGGCCAATCCGAGCAACGGGCGCATTTCCAACGAATCCCCCATGGGGCAGTCGTTGATGGAAAAGAGAGTCGGCGACACTGTCGCGGTTGACACACCTGGCGGACAACTGGAGTTCGAGATCGTCGGTATCAACTGA
- a CDS encoding PIG-L family deacetylase: protein MSPVQHIYLSPHFDDVVLSCGGQIAQRTLEGKTVIVSTVFAGVPGQKTLSPFARAIHSQPGAPQDSVEGRRKENQDALDILQAAWRPGLYLDCVYRKNAQGKRWLYDSEEAIYGPVAAEESELAMELAQVFASLAPAPTDCVLYASLAIGHHVDHQLVRDAALILHNQDYNVLFYEDYPSVIRDQDSLGFVLAEHETGSWIPEVVAINRAALDRKIVAARQFQSQVRAVFGPSRQVGEDLVGKALTEYAEQIAEATNSDQYAERLWRPVGKIEPGPLQKVDVGPEQEAQTGTVETEPEEPEEPERSITQSPPTFVDRLRGIIGD from the coding sequence GTGTCACCAGTCCAGCACATCTATCTCTCTCCCCACTTTGACGACGTTGTTCTTTCCTGCGGGGGACAAATCGCACAGCGCACCCTGGAAGGAAAAACAGTTATCGTCTCCACCGTCTTCGCTGGCGTGCCCGGCCAAAAGACGCTCTCCCCGTTTGCCAGGGCTATTCATTCACAACCTGGCGCGCCCCAGGACTCTGTGGAAGGGCGCCGGAAGGAGAACCAGGACGCGCTTGACATTCTTCAGGCTGCCTGGCGTCCCGGACTCTACCTTGATTGCGTCTACCGGAAAAATGCCCAGGGAAAACGTTGGCTGTACGACAGCGAAGAGGCCATTTACGGGCCGGTCGCCGCGGAGGAATCGGAATTGGCCATGGAGCTGGCTCAGGTCTTTGCCTCCTTGGCGCCGGCACCCACCGATTGTGTCCTCTATGCATCCCTTGCGATCGGTCATCACGTGGATCATCAACTGGTGCGTGATGCCGCGCTGATATTGCATAACCAGGATTATAACGTCCTGTTCTACGAGGACTATCCCTCGGTAATACGCGATCAGGACAGCCTGGGCTTCGTGCTGGCAGAGCACGAGACCGGCAGCTGGATTCCAGAGGTCGTAGCCATCAACCGGGCAGCACTGGATCGCAAGATAGTGGCCGCGAGGCAGTTTCAGAGCCAGGTCCGGGCAGTGTTCGGACCATCGAGGCAGGTCGGCGAAGACCTGGTAGGCAAGGCGCTGACCGAATACGCCGAGCAGATCGCCGAAGCCACCAACAGCGATCAATACGCGGAACGCCTTTGGCGTCCGGTGGGCAAAATTGAACCGGGCCCCCTCCAGAAAGTCGATGTCGGGCCCGAGCAGGAAGCTCAGACCGGAACTGTTGAGACGGAACCCGAAGAACCTGAAGAACCTGAGCGATCGATAACCCAATCTCCCCCGACTTTCGTCGATAGACTCAGGGGAATAATCGGGGATTGA
- a CDS encoding sodium ion-translocating decarboxylase subunit beta — translation MNTDIIGLITAGISALTLGNVLMIAVGGLLIYLAIAKQYEPVLLLPIGVGAILANIPLTGLTESDGLLGMLYDVGIATELFPLLIFIGIGAMTDFGPLLENPKMVLLGGAAQFGIFATLLLALVLGFNLNEAASIGIIGAVDGPTSIYVSSELAPHLLAPIAVAAYSYMALVPIIQPPIMRAMTTKKERQVRMPYTSRPVSKTTRILFPLVVTLVTGILVPLATPLIGMLMFGNLMRESGVVDRLADSASNEIANVTTIFLGLAVGSTMIASEFLQVTTLMILLLGIFAFVLDTVAGLLFGKLMYATSGGKFNPLIGAAGISAFPMAARVVQKVGQEEDFDNHLLMHAMGANTAGQIGSVLAGGIVLALLAG, via the coding sequence ATGAACACGGACATCATTGGCCTGATTACTGCCGGTATCTCGGCCTTGACACTGGGTAACGTTTTGATGATAGCCGTCGGTGGCCTGCTCATCTACCTGGCTATCGCCAAACAGTACGAACCGGTGCTGCTGCTGCCCATTGGCGTCGGCGCTATCCTGGCCAACATACCGCTCACCGGTTTGACCGAGTCCGACGGCCTTCTCGGCATGCTGTACGATGTGGGCATCGCAACCGAGCTTTTCCCGCTCCTGATCTTCATTGGAATCGGCGCCATGACCGATTTCGGCCCTCTGCTGGAGAATCCCAAGATGGTCCTGCTTGGTGGCGCAGCACAGTTCGGCATTTTCGCAACCCTGCTTCTGGCCTTGGTGCTGGGTTTCAACCTGAACGAAGCCGCTTCCATCGGAATCATCGGCGCGGTGGATGGCCCAACCTCGATCTATGTTTCAAGCGAACTAGCTCCCCATCTTCTGGCACCCATTGCCGTCGCAGCTTACAGCTACATGGCCCTGGTACCTATCATACAGCCACCCATCATGCGCGCGATGACGACCAAAAAAGAACGCCAGGTGCGAATGCCATACACATCCCGCCCTGTGTCCAAAACGACCCGCATCCTCTTTCCCCTCGTGGTCACGCTGGTCACCGGAATCCTGGTACCTTTGGCAACCCCTCTTATCGGCATGCTGATGTTCGGAAACCTGATGCGGGAGTCGGGCGTGGTAGATCGACTGGCCGATTCGGCCAGCAACGAAATCGCCAACGTTACCACGATATTTCTGGGCCTGGCCGTCGGGTCTACAATGATTGCCAGTGAGTTCCTGCAGGTAACAACCCTGATGATTCTGTTGCTGGGCATCTTCGCCTTTGTCCTCGACACCGTGGCAGGCCTGCTTTTCGGCAAGTTGATGTACGCGACCTCCGGGGGGAAGTTCAACCCCCTGATCGGTGCTGCCGGCATTTCCGCCTTTCCCATGGCTGCCCGGGTTGTCCAGAAGGTTGGACAGGAAGAAGATTTCGACAACCATCTGCTGATGCACGCCATGGGCGCAAATACGGCGGGCCAGATCGGTTCAGTGTTGGCGGGCGGGATTGTGCTCGCTCTGCTCGCCGGTTGA
- the lysS gene encoding lysine--tRNA ligase — MSQTNKNRESVRTEKLDELRALGVDPYPPRLDEQRTHTCLGAIEAFQQAEAAGEQSPSVEVCVVGRLVSRRIMGKASFAHIEDGTGRLQIFAKRDALGVETYNTVFKKLIDLGDFILVSGKMFRTRTGEISCEAKHLQLLSKSLEPMPDKWHGLKDVETRYRRRYVDLMVNPEVREVFVTRAKLVSALRGYLDANGFLEVETPILQPIYGGAAARPFTTYHNQLHQDLYLRISFELYLKRLLVGSYERVYEIGRDFRNEGVSLKHNPEFTQLEFYEAYTDYHGVMQRTEEMIAHVARELTGGTTITYQGQEIDLAPPWRRVTLRDAIIEHAGIDYAGYSTAESLAAAMKARGHQPESTTNRGKLIDSLLGNYVEPNLIQPTFVLDYPIEISPLAKKSQDDPTTVERFEFFIAGLEMGNAFTELNDPVDQRERMEMMQEIYAAGDEDRHPMDEDYILAMSYGMPPMGGFGTGVDRLAMLFTDSTAIRDVLLFPHLRSSAQPGDSTEISDDAESIE; from the coding sequence ATGTCGCAGACTAATAAAAATCGCGAGAGCGTCCGAACTGAGAAACTTGATGAGCTGAGAGCGCTGGGCGTCGATCCCTACCCACCGCGACTGGACGAGCAGCGCACGCACACCTGTCTTGGCGCGATCGAGGCCTTCCAACAGGCGGAAGCAGCCGGCGAGCAATCCCCTTCTGTCGAAGTCTGTGTTGTCGGCCGGCTGGTCAGCCGACGGATCATGGGCAAGGCCTCCTTTGCCCATATCGAAGATGGCACCGGACGCCTTCAGATCTTTGCCAAGAGAGATGCCCTGGGAGTCGAGACCTACAATACGGTCTTCAAGAAACTGATCGACCTGGGGGACTTCATCCTCGTCTCCGGTAAAATGTTCCGCACCCGCACCGGAGAGATCTCCTGCGAGGCTAAGCACCTCCAGCTCCTTTCAAAGAGCCTGGAGCCCATGCCCGATAAATGGCATGGTTTGAAGGATGTGGAGACCCGCTATCGTCGTCGTTATGTCGATCTGATGGTCAACCCAGAGGTGCGCGAGGTGTTTGTGACGCGCGCCAAACTGGTCAGCGCCCTGCGAGGGTACCTGGATGCCAATGGCTTTCTGGAAGTCGAGACGCCCATTCTCCAGCCGATCTACGGCGGTGCAGCCGCACGGCCCTTCACGACCTACCACAACCAGCTCCACCAGGACCTCTATCTGCGGATCAGCTTTGAGCTCTACCTGAAGCGTTTGCTGGTTGGCAGCTACGAGCGCGTCTACGAGATCGGCCGCGACTTTCGCAATGAAGGTGTCAGCCTCAAGCACAATCCTGAATTCACCCAGCTCGAATTCTACGAGGCTTACACCGACTATCATGGCGTGATGCAACGCACCGAGGAAATGATCGCGCACGTGGCCCGCGAACTGACAGGCGGCACGACCATCACCTACCAGGGACAGGAGATCGACCTGGCGCCTCCCTGGCGCCGCGTCACCCTGCGCGATGCAATCATTGAACATGCCGGCATTGACTACGCCGGGTATTCGACAGCGGAAAGCCTGGCTGCAGCGATGAAGGCCAGAGGCCACCAACCGGAATCTACCACGAACCGCGGCAAACTGATCGACTCCCTTTTGGGCAACTACGTCGAACCGAATCTGATTCAACCCACCTTCGTGCTCGACTACCCCATCGAAATCAGTCCCCTGGCCAAAAAGAGCCAGGATGACCCCACCACCGTGGAACGTTTCGAATTCTTCATTGCCGGCCTGGAAATGGGCAATGCCTTCACCGAGCTGAATGATCCGGTGGATCAGCGGGAACGTATGGAAATGATGCAGGAAATCTACGCCGCCGGCGACGAGGACCGTCATCCGATGGACGAAGATTATATCCTGGCGATGAGCTACGGCATGCCACCCATGGGTGGATTTGGCACCGGCGTCGACCGCTTGGCTATGCTGTTTACCGATAGCACGGCGATCAGAGATGTGCTGCTCTTCCCCCACCTTCGCAGCAGTGCTCAACCTGGCGACTCAACCGAGATATCGGATGACGCCGAGTCGATTGAATGA